The following coding sequences are from one Bradyrhizobium sp. 200 window:
- a CDS encoding flavin reductase family protein produces MNIDAPSFKQAMRECAGAVALVTVGTAPGQRTGLTVTSACSLSDKPPSLIACVNRNASAHARICEERAFAVNFLHEEHAMLALTFSGQKGINGDDRFAFGRWTTGVTGTPILEDAVAAFDCVLTQAFETTTHSIFVGEVRNVSVSAQATPLLYLRGSFHGAREIRDALSLGDVDARRLSWSDFS; encoded by the coding sequence ATGAACATCGACGCGCCAAGTTTCAAGCAGGCCATGCGCGAATGTGCCGGCGCCGTTGCGCTGGTGACGGTGGGCACGGCGCCGGGGCAACGCACCGGCCTGACGGTCACATCCGCCTGTTCGCTTTCCGACAAGCCGCCGTCGCTCATTGCCTGCGTCAACCGCAATGCGAGCGCGCATGCACGTATCTGCGAGGAGCGCGCCTTCGCCGTCAACTTCCTGCATGAGGAGCACGCGATGCTGGCGCTGACCTTCAGCGGGCAGAAGGGCATCAACGGCGACGATCGCTTCGCCTTCGGACGCTGGACCACCGGCGTCACCGGCACGCCGATCCTGGAAGATGCCGTTGCCGCCTTCGACTGCGTGCTGACGCAGGCATTCGAAACAACGACCCATTCGATATTCGTCGGCGAAGTGCGAAACGTGTCCGTGTCCGCGCAGGCCACGCCCCTGCTCTATCTGCGCGGAAGCTTTCACGGCGCGCGCGAGATCAGGGATGCGCTCTCGCTCGGCGATGTCGATGCCAGGCGGCTGAGCTGGAGCGATTTTTCCTGA
- a CDS encoding tetratricopeptide repeat protein — MAARGSGGLLLCVALLLAMPALAATPADRAECAASADKADVGGAACSRIIDDASEQVAERVKAFTNRGRGSFNRKDYDRAIADYGEAIKLSPRDASALAHRCEAYESKEDHVAAIADCTEAIKIDPEYGRAYNNRGVAYYGLHEYDAALADHAEAIRVDSRDVWAYARRGMAWTEKGEFDRAIADTTEAVTIDPKYAFGFGQRGQALFRKRLITKKDGWEPAIADYSEAIKLDPNLVWLYSSRGVAYSNNRQYDLAVPDCSEVIKREPKNSGGYNCLGVAYEGLKDYRRAIAAYDQSISINPRNGVAYWNRGNANAALRKIDDAIADYDRAIAINPKDFNAFNSRGKAWVAKGDSNQAIADFTQAIQFGPSYVEAYNNRGLSNEVLGRRTDAIADFRKAQSIDPADRVSKQQLRVLGF, encoded by the coding sequence ATGGCAGCGCGTGGATCAGGTGGACTGCTCCTTTGCGTGGCTCTGCTGCTTGCGATGCCGGCGCTGGCCGCCACGCCGGCCGACCGGGCCGAGTGCGCCGCCAGCGCCGACAAGGCTGACGTTGGGGGCGCGGCCTGCAGCCGCATCATCGACGATGCAAGCGAGCAGGTGGCAGAACGCGTCAAGGCCTTCACGAACCGGGGCCGCGGCTCCTTCAATAGGAAGGATTACGACCGCGCGATTGCCGACTACGGCGAGGCCATCAAGCTCAGCCCGAGGGACGCCTCCGCCCTTGCCCACCGGTGCGAGGCATACGAGAGCAAGGAGGACCACGTCGCCGCCATTGCCGATTGCACCGAGGCGATCAAGATCGATCCGGAATATGGCCGGGCCTACAACAACCGTGGCGTCGCCTACTACGGTCTGCATGAATACGACGCTGCGCTGGCCGACCACGCCGAGGCGATCAGGGTCGATTCCAGGGACGTGTGGGCCTATGCCCGCCGCGGCATGGCGTGGACGGAAAAGGGTGAATTTGACCGGGCTATCGCCGATACCACCGAGGCGGTTACGATCGATCCGAAATACGCCTTTGGTTTTGGCCAACGGGGTCAGGCGCTCTTCAGAAAGAGGTTGATCACGAAAAAAGACGGATGGGAGCCCGCGATCGCAGACTACAGCGAGGCGATCAAGCTCGATCCAAATCTGGTGTGGCTGTACAGCTCGCGTGGTGTTGCCTACAGCAACAATCGCCAATACGACCTCGCCGTTCCGGATTGCAGCGAGGTCATCAAGCGCGAACCCAAAAATTCCGGCGGGTATAATTGCCTCGGCGTCGCTTACGAAGGCTTGAAGGACTATCGCCGCGCGATCGCCGCCTATGATCAGTCGATCAGCATAAATCCAAGGAATGGCGTGGCGTATTGGAATCGCGGCAATGCCAATGCGGCGCTGCGCAAGATCGATGACGCGATCGCCGACTATGACCGGGCGATCGCGATCAATCCCAAGGACTTCAACGCTTTCAACTCGCGCGGCAAAGCCTGGGTCGCAAAGGGTGACAGCAACCAGGCGATTGCAGATTTCACGCAAGCGATCCAGTTCGGTCCGTCCTATGTCGAAGCCTACAACAACCGCGGCCTCTCCAATGAAGTGCTGGGCCGCCGCACTGATGCGATCGCCGATTTCCGTAAGGCGCAATCGATCGACCCGGCCGACCGGGTCAGCAAGCAACAGCTCCGCGTGCTCGGTTTCTGA
- a CDS encoding sigma-54-dependent Fis family transcriptional regulator encodes MASLSASNHVARVLSVADQVADIDNGSRIANSWRRCLIDHKLDPGRRGPPQTFTEAEVRHVAEPMEELIRVAVPELEDLARVLRDAGYCVNLADPNATMLISRLPGGTDDRMFLQWKVYTGSNFSEAFEGTNGLGTALAEQKPILVHRDEHFREQWGIFSCAVAPLFDHGGRLAGAVNITSCRDDLGRAAHQLALAVTMEATRRIERSIFRRRFRNAWIATVPGEGGSGLIAYDDDRRVVGACRSARSMLALTDSLLESGIALSDVVRFDNQAAGMADGRVELHRADGSVLGQGHVAPPLRTKPTKLPQVRRREVPASRFDRLNQLAGGDPALIRGVNRLKSIGDHNLPILLRGETGVGKDVFARAIHASSGRARQNYVALNCAAMPESLIDAELFGYEAGAFTGARRDGSKGLIVQADGGTLFLDEIGDMPIALQTRLLRVLENREVWPLGALKPVAVDIRLISATHRDLGRMAEAGSFRADLYYRLRGLEIRLPALRERADRADVTALIASEEAPDCRLAPAAWSMLLAYPFPGNMRQLRHVLRLAGCTAENGVITDADLDLPPFGGGAAEPDSAMAERAEITQALRSHGGRVTDAARALHVSRATLYRKIKLLKIDTH; translated from the coding sequence ATGGCCAGCCTTTCGGCTTCGAACCATGTCGCCCGCGTTTTGTCCGTCGCCGATCAGGTGGCCGACATCGATAACGGTTCGCGGATCGCGAATTCCTGGCGGCGCTGCCTGATCGATCACAAGCTCGATCCCGGCCGCCGCGGGCCGCCGCAGACATTCACCGAAGCCGAAGTCAGACACGTCGCCGAGCCGATGGAGGAGTTGATCCGGGTCGCGGTGCCCGAACTGGAGGATCTCGCGCGTGTCCTGCGCGACGCCGGATATTGCGTCAACCTGGCCGATCCCAACGCGACCATGTTGATCAGCCGTCTTCCAGGCGGCACCGATGACCGGATGTTCCTGCAATGGAAGGTCTATACGGGATCGAATTTCTCTGAGGCGTTCGAGGGAACCAACGGGCTCGGCACCGCGCTCGCCGAGCAGAAGCCGATCCTGGTGCACCGCGATGAACATTTTCGCGAACAGTGGGGTATCTTCAGTTGCGCCGTGGCGCCATTGTTCGATCACGGCGGCCGTCTCGCCGGCGCGGTCAACATCACCTCCTGCCGCGACGATCTCGGCCGCGCCGCGCACCAGCTCGCGCTGGCGGTCACCATGGAAGCCACCCGCCGGATCGAGCGGTCGATCTTCCGCCGGCGCTTTCGCAACGCCTGGATTGCGACGGTGCCGGGCGAAGGCGGCAGCGGCCTGATTGCCTATGACGACGATCGTCGGGTCGTCGGTGCCTGCCGGTCAGCGCGATCGATGCTGGCACTGACCGACAGCCTGCTCGAGTCCGGCATCGCATTGTCCGATGTCGTCAGGTTCGACAATCAAGCCGCAGGCATGGCGGATGGCCGCGTCGAACTTCATCGTGCCGACGGCAGCGTGCTGGGACAGGGGCACGTGGCGCCGCCGCTCCGCACGAAACCCACAAAACTTCCACAGGTCCGGCGCCGCGAAGTTCCGGCAAGCCGGTTCGACCGCCTGAATCAGCTCGCCGGCGGCGATCCGGCCCTGATCAGGGGAGTGAACCGCCTGAAGAGCATCGGCGATCACAATCTGCCGATCCTGCTGCGCGGCGAGACCGGTGTCGGCAAGGACGTCTTCGCGCGCGCCATTCATGCCTCGAGCGGTCGTGCGCGGCAAAACTATGTCGCCCTCAATTGCGCGGCAATGCCGGAGAGCCTGATCGACGCCGAATTGTTCGGCTATGAGGCCGGCGCCTTCACCGGAGCGCGGCGCGACGGATCGAAAGGCCTGATCGTGCAGGCCGACGGCGGGACGTTGTTCCTCGACGAGATCGGCGACATGCCGATCGCGCTGCAAACGCGCCTGCTGCGCGTCCTGGAAAATCGCGAAGTCTGGCCGCTCGGGGCGCTGAAGCCGGTGGCCGTCGACATCCGCCTCATCAGCGCAACCCATCGCGATCTCGGCCGCATGGCGGAGGCCGGCAGCTTTCGCGCAGACCTCTACTACCGGCTGCGCGGCCTGGAAATCAGGCTGCCCGCCTTGCGCGAGCGCGCCGACAGGGCCGATGTGACCGCGCTGATTGCAAGCGAGGAGGCGCCCGACTGCCGGCTTGCGCCCGCGGCTTGGTCGATGCTGCTGGCCTATCCCTTCCCGGGAAACATGCGGCAGCTCCGCCACGTGCTGCGGCTCGCCGGCTGCACGGCCGAGAACGGCGTTATCACCGATGCCGATCTCGACTTGCCGCCGTTCGGGGGCGGCGCGGCCGAGCCGGATTCCGCTATGGCCGAACGCGCTGAAATCACGCAAGCGCTGCGCAGCCATGGCGGGCGCGTCACGGATGCCGCGCGGGCGCTGCATGTCAGCCGCGCCACGCTCTACCGCAAGATCAAGCTGCTGAAGATCGACACGCACTAG
- a CDS encoding GFA family protein — MVNLTGGCHCGAIRYQIEGEPIVHALCHCVDCRRHAGAPMVGWSMYAEDALKVTKGTPKIYQSSEHGRRQFCADCGTGLFYTNANVLPGIVDIRSATYDDPDAVPATVHIQTAERIRWMERAHELPTFDRYPPQT; from the coding sequence ATGGTCAACCTCACCGGCGGCTGTCACTGCGGCGCGATCCGCTATCAGATCGAAGGCGAACCGATCGTTCATGCATTGTGTCACTGCGTGGATTGCCGTCGTCACGCCGGTGCGCCGATGGTCGGTTGGTCGATGTATGCGGAGGATGCACTCAAAGTGACGAAGGGGACGCCGAAAATCTACCAGTCCTCCGAACATGGCCGGCGGCAGTTTTGTGCCGACTGCGGCACGGGTCTGTTTTACACCAATGCAAACGTGCTGCCCGGCATCGTCGATATCCGGAGCGCAACCTACGACGATCCCGACGCCGTCCCGGCCACGGTGCACATCCAGACCGCCGAGCGGATTCGTTGGATGGAGCGCGCCCACGAACTGCCGACCTTCGACCGCTATCCGCCGCAAACCTAG
- the hpnO gene encoding aminobacteriohopanetriol synthase HpnO: MPSSYLDVSGLFVERQAQRSSMHARHLNEQLVRVLKTIGYDVGFQKGQGQYLFDRDGARYLDLLSGFGVFAIGRNHPALRQALKSVLDSDFPNLVQLDVSTLAGVLAERLLEHVPYLDKVFFSNSGAETVEAAIKFARGATGRPGIVSCSHSFHGLSYGALSLMDDANFRLGFEPLLPGCTQIPFNDLAALEQALSSRQVAAFIVEPIQGKGVNLPTDEFLPGAAALCKKYGTIFIADEIQTGIGRTGKFLAVEHWNVEPDMVLLAKALSGGHVPVGALLTRKHIFDKIFNQMDRAVVHGSTFAKNDLAMAAGIATLDVIKQERLVEQAAKRGAELRLALTRMVPGYELLKEVRGKGLMIGIEFGPPKSLKLKASWNLLETANRGLFCQLITVPLFKDHKILTQVSGHGSHTIKLLPPLVVTEEDCNWIEKSFDDVIAASHKVPGAIWSLGKTLVDNAVRKSA, encoded by the coding sequence ATGCCAAGTTCATATCTAGACGTTTCCGGGCTGTTTGTAGAGCGGCAGGCGCAGCGCAGTTCCATGCACGCGCGCCACCTGAACGAGCAGCTCGTCCGGGTGCTGAAGACCATCGGCTACGATGTCGGCTTTCAGAAAGGTCAAGGTCAATACCTGTTCGATCGTGACGGGGCCCGCTATCTCGATCTACTGAGCGGATTTGGCGTTTTTGCGATTGGCCGCAATCATCCGGCGCTGCGTCAGGCGCTGAAAAGCGTGCTCGACAGCGATTTTCCCAATCTGGTGCAACTCGACGTGTCGACGCTTGCCGGCGTGCTGGCGGAACGCCTGCTGGAACATGTGCCATATCTGGACAAGGTGTTCTTTTCCAATTCCGGCGCCGAGACCGTCGAGGCTGCGATCAAGTTCGCGCGCGGCGCGACCGGCCGCCCCGGCATCGTGTCCTGCTCGCATTCGTTCCACGGCCTGTCCTATGGCGCTTTGTCGCTGATGGACGATGCCAACTTCCGCCTCGGGTTCGAGCCGCTGCTGCCGGGATGCACGCAGATTCCCTTCAACGATCTTGCCGCGCTGGAGCAGGCATTGTCCTCGCGTCAGGTCGCGGCCTTCATCGTCGAGCCGATCCAGGGCAAGGGCGTCAACCTGCCTACGGATGAATTTTTGCCGGGCGCCGCCGCGCTGTGCAAAAAATACGGCACCATCTTCATCGCCGACGAAATCCAGACCGGCATCGGCCGCACCGGAAAATTCCTCGCGGTCGAGCACTGGAACGTCGAGCCGGACATGGTGCTGCTGGCGAAAGCGCTGTCGGGTGGCCATGTACCGGTCGGCGCGCTTTTGACGCGCAAGCACATCTTCGACAAGATCTTCAACCAGATGGACCGCGCGGTCGTGCACGGCTCGACCTTTGCGAAGAACGATCTGGCGATGGCCGCTGGCATCGCAACCCTCGACGTGATCAAGCAGGAAAGGCTGGTCGAGCAGGCCGCCAAGCGCGGCGCCGAGCTTCGTCTCGCGCTGACGCGCATGGTGCCCGGCTATGAATTGCTGAAGGAAGTGCGCGGCAAGGGATTGATGATCGGCATCGAGTTCGGCCCGCCAAAATCGCTGAAGCTGAAGGCTTCGTGGAATCTGCTGGAGACCGCCAACAGGGGCCTGTTCTGCCAGCTCATCACCGTGCCGCTGTTCAAGGATCACAAGATCCTGACGCAGGTCTCCGGCCACGGCAGCCACACCATCAAGCTGTTGCCGCCGCTCGTGGTCACGGAAGAAGACTGCAACTGGATCGAAAAGTCGTTCGACGACGTCATCGCCGCCAGCCACAAGGTCCCCGGCGCGATCTGGTCGCTCGGCAAGACGCTGGTCGACAACGCGGTCAGGAAGTCAGCGTAG
- a CDS encoding DUF2147 domain-containing protein translates to MRTIVYSGVFLATGLTAALAADPTGDWKVADGVANIRVAQCSGNMWGVVAWEKVPGGKDKNNPEAAKQSRPTLGMPILIDMKKKQGVDAWEGQVYNAKDGQLYSSTIKPVGTDQLEIQGCVLGFLCGGETWTRVGPPIPSSPANSMAKGAPKGPAGAPPKTAAPAAPPSAPKTTGAVNPAPAPKAAPGQKQAAAAQPADIGDICLLPDIARFTH, encoded by the coding sequence GTGCGTACAATAGTTTATTCGGGAGTTTTTTTGGCCACAGGTCTTACCGCTGCGCTTGCCGCCGACCCCACCGGTGACTGGAAGGTGGCCGATGGCGTGGCCAACATCCGCGTCGCCCAATGTAGTGGCAACATGTGGGGCGTCGTTGCCTGGGAAAAGGTGCCGGGTGGCAAGGACAAGAACAATCCGGAAGCCGCAAAGCAGAGCCGGCCGACCCTGGGCATGCCGATCCTGATCGACATGAAGAAAAAGCAAGGCGTCGATGCCTGGGAAGGCCAAGTCTACAACGCCAAGGACGGACAGCTCTACAGCTCGACGATCAAGCCTGTCGGCACAGACCAGCTTGAGATTCAGGGATGCGTGCTCGGCTTCCTCTGCGGTGGTGAAACCTGGACCCGTGTCGGACCGCCGATTCCCTCAAGCCCTGCCAACAGCATGGCCAAGGGTGCGCCGAAGGGGCCGGCCGGCGCTCCGCCAAAGACCGCGGCACCGGCCGCTCCGCCGTCAGCGCCGAAGACCACCGGTGCGGTAAACCCTGCACCGGCGCCGAAGGCCGCGCCTGGTCAGAAGCAAGCGGCAGCCGCCCAGCCCGCCGATATCGGCGATATCTGCCTACTCCCCGACATCGCGCGGTTTACCCATTAG
- a CDS encoding MMPL family transporter, with the protein MLTSIVVSVVRTCTRFATLVVIVSLLLAVGACYYAARHFAINTDINTLISPDLDWRKRDNQFEHAFDREKLILAVVEAPTPEFASAASKALAEKLAGDKHFESVQPLGSGEFFEKNGLLFLPVEEVGKVAGQLEAAAPLIEIMAGDPSIRGLTGALETGLAGVKRGQVKLDNTERPFNLISQTVEDILNKGTATFSWRELVADKPLTDTDRRAFIEFKPKLDYNALEPGKDATDAIRQAATDLNFAGQYGARVRLTGPVPIANEEYSTVQDGAIVNGVATVLIVLVILWMALHSAKIIFAVFVNLFIGLSLTTAVGLMMVGSLNLLSIAFAVLFVGLGVDFGIQFSVRYRSERFKNEDLALALESAARRSAVPLSLAAMATAAGFLCFLPTDYKGISELGKIAGAGMLIAFITSITALPAMLKLLHPPGESEPVGYAFLAPVDEFLERHRVIIVVGTLLLVVAGLPLLYFMKFDFNPINLRNPKAESIATFLDLRKDPNTGANAINVLTTSEADAKKIEARLEKLPEVLRVMSIDSFVPEDQPAKLQLIAKAARVVGPALNPDSVDAAPTDEENVEALKSSVDSLRRTAGEGKGPGAVASRRLADALSKLAGSNQATRDKAQSIFIAPLKIVFDQLKNTMQAGPVTLKTLPPGLLNSWKSKDGLIRVEALPKGDPNDNDNLRRFADAVLAAEPNAIGGPVSILKSGDTIVKAFIHAGIWALLVISLLLYLTLRRITDVLMTMVPLLVAGAVTLELCVLIELPLNFANIVALPLLLGVGVAFKIYYVTAWREGRTNLLQSSLTRAIFFSALTTATAFGSLWLSSHPGTASMGKLLALSFIITLAAVLLFQPALMGKPRDVGE; encoded by the coding sequence GTGCTGACCAGTATTGTTGTCTCCGTTGTCAGAACCTGTACGCGGTTTGCCACTCTCGTCGTCATCGTCTCGCTGCTTCTGGCGGTTGGGGCGTGCTACTATGCGGCCCGGCATTTCGCCATCAACACCGACATCAACACACTGATTTCGCCCGATCTCGACTGGCGCAAGCGCGACAACCAGTTCGAGCACGCGTTCGACCGCGAAAAATTGATTCTCGCTGTCGTCGAGGCGCCGACGCCCGAGTTCGCCAGTGCCGCGAGCAAGGCGCTGGCCGAAAAACTTGCCGGCGACAAGCATTTCGAATCGGTGCAACCGCTGGGTTCCGGCGAATTCTTCGAAAAGAACGGGCTTTTGTTCCTGCCGGTGGAAGAAGTCGGCAAAGTCGCCGGCCAGCTCGAAGCCGCCGCTCCCCTGATCGAGATCATGGCCGGCGATCCCTCGATCCGCGGCCTGACCGGCGCGCTTGAAACCGGGCTTGCCGGCGTCAAGCGCGGGCAGGTCAAGCTCGACAATACCGAACGGCCCTTCAACCTGATCAGCCAGACGGTCGAGGACATCCTGAACAAGGGAACGGCGACATTCTCCTGGCGCGAACTCGTCGCCGACAAGCCTCTGACCGACACCGATCGCCGCGCCTTCATCGAATTCAAGCCGAAGCTCGACTACAACGCGCTCGAACCCGGCAAGGACGCCACCGACGCGATCCGGCAGGCCGCAACCGATCTCAATTTCGCGGGCCAATACGGCGCGCGCGTGCGGCTGACCGGCCCGGTTCCGATCGCCAATGAGGAATATTCGACCGTGCAGGACGGCGCGATCGTCAACGGTGTCGCAACCGTCCTCATCGTCCTCGTGATTCTCTGGATGGCGCTGCATTCCGCGAAGATCATCTTCGCGGTGTTCGTGAACCTGTTCATCGGCCTTTCGCTCACGACCGCCGTAGGCCTGATGATGGTGGGGTCGCTGAACCTGCTGTCGATCGCCTTTGCCGTCCTGTTCGTCGGCCTCGGCGTCGATTTCGGCATTCAGTTCAGCGTCCGCTACCGTTCCGAGCGTTTCAAGAACGAAGATCTGGCGCTGGCGCTGGAGAGCGCGGCCAGACGTTCGGCGGTTCCGCTGTCGCTCGCCGCGATGGCGACCGCCGCCGGTTTCCTCTGTTTCCTGCCGACCGACTACAAGGGCATTTCCGAACTCGGCAAGATTGCCGGCGCCGGCATGCTGATCGCGTTCATCACCAGCATCACGGCCCTGCCGGCCATGCTGAAGCTGCTTCACCCGCCCGGCGAAAGCGAACCGGTCGGTTACGCGTTTCTGGCGCCGGTGGACGAGTTCCTCGAACGGCATCGCGTCATCATCGTCGTTGGCACGTTGCTCCTGGTCGTGGCCGGCCTGCCGCTGCTCTATTTCATGAAGTTCGATTTCAATCCGATCAACCTGCGCAATCCAAAGGCCGAATCGATCGCGACCTTCCTCGACCTGCGCAAGGACCCCAATACCGGCGCCAATGCCATCAACGTGCTGACCACTTCGGAAGCGGACGCGAAGAAGATCGAGGCACGGTTGGAAAAGCTGCCGGAAGTCCTGCGCGTGATGTCGATCGACAGTTTCGTGCCTGAGGATCAGCCGGCGAAGCTGCAGTTGATCGCGAAGGCGGCGAGGGTGGTGGGGCCCGCGCTCAATCCCGATTCTGTCGACGCGGCGCCTACCGATGAGGAGAATGTGGAGGCGCTGAAGAGTTCGGTCGACAGCCTGCGCAGGACCGCTGGCGAGGGCAAGGGACCGGGCGCGGTTGCCTCGCGAAGGCTGGCGGATGCGCTGTCGAAACTTGCCGGCAGCAACCAGGCGACGCGCGACAAGGCGCAGAGCATTTTCATCGCTCCGCTCAAGATAGTGTTCGATCAGCTCAAGAACACGATGCAGGCAGGCCCTGTAACGTTGAAGACGCTGCCGCCGGGACTGTTGAATAGCTGGAAATCCAAGGATGGATTGATTCGCGTCGAGGCGTTGCCGAAGGGCGATCCCAACGACAACGACAATTTGCGCCGCTTTGCCGATGCGGTCCTGGCGGCCGAGCCGAATGCGATCGGCGGGCCGGTGTCGATCCTCAAATCCGGCGACACCATCGTGAAGGCGTTCATCCACGCCGGCATCTGGGCACTCCTGGTGATCAGCCTGCTGCTCTACCTGACGCTGCGGCGAATCACCGACGTGCTGATGACGATGGTACCGCTGCTGGTGGCCGGCGCGGTGACGCTGGAACTTTGCGTGCTGATCGAGCTGCCGCTCAACTTCGCCAACATCGTTGCCTTGCCGCTGCTGCTCGGCGTCGGCGTTGCCTTCAAGATCTATTACGTCACGGCCTGGCGCGAGGGCAGAACGAACCTGCTGCAGTCGAGCCTGACGCGCGCAATCTTTTTCTCGGCGCTGACGACCGCGACCGCATTCGGAAGCCTGTGGCTATCCAGTCATCCCGGCACCGCCAGCATGGGCAAATTGCTGGCGCTGTCGTTTATCATCACGCTGGCCGCGGTGCTGCTGTTCCAGCCGGCGCTAATGGGTAAACCGCGCGATGTCGGGGAGTAG
- the ispH gene encoding 4-hydroxy-3-methylbut-2-enyl diphosphate reductase: protein MEVYLAQPRGFCAGVVRAIEIVERALVKYGPPVYVRHEIVHNKYVVESLKAKGAIFVEDLSEVPPLAVTVFSAHGVARTVEEEAAARGLPVLNATCPLVTKVHNQGKRYMSKGRTLVLIGHAGHPEVEGTMGQVPGPVLLVQNVEDVAALTLPIDAPVAYITQTTLSVDDTKDIIAALQAKFTDIQGPDIRDICYATQNRQSAVRDLSKLVDVILVVGAANSSNSNRLREIGTEVGVASYLIADGSELNPDWLKDAKAVGITAGASAPEVLVDDVIEALRRIGPVKVSVLPGREESIEFRLPAELTAG, encoded by the coding sequence ATGGAAGTGTATTTAGCGCAGCCCCGCGGATTTTGTGCGGGCGTCGTACGAGCCATCGAAATCGTTGAGCGTGCGCTCGTGAAGTACGGTCCGCCGGTCTATGTCCGGCACGAGATCGTGCATAACAAGTACGTGGTCGAAAGCCTCAAGGCCAAGGGCGCGATCTTCGTCGAGGATCTGTCGGAGGTTCCGCCGCTGGCGGTAACCGTCTTCAGCGCCCATGGCGTGGCCCGCACCGTCGAGGAAGAGGCGGCCGCCCGCGGCCTGCCCGTCCTCAATGCCACCTGCCCGCTGGTGACCAAGGTCCACAATCAGGGCAAGCGGTACATGTCCAAGGGCCGGACCCTGGTCCTGATCGGGCATGCCGGCCATCCGGAGGTCGAGGGCACCATGGGCCAGGTTCCAGGGCCGGTTCTGCTGGTCCAGAACGTCGAAGACGTGGCGGCACTGACCCTGCCCATCGACGCCCCGGTGGCCTATATCACCCAGACCACCCTCAGCGTGGATGACACAAAGGACATAATTGCCGCCCTTCAAGCTAAATTTACAGATATTCAAGGCCCCGACATCCGGGATATCTGCTATGCGACACAGAACCGCCAATCTGCGGTAAGGGATCTAAGTAAGCTGGTGGACGTCATTTTGGTGGTGGGGGCCGCCAATAGTTCCAACTCAAACAGGCTCCGCGAAATCGGTACCGAGGTCGGCGTCGCGAGTTATCTCATTGCCGACGGGAGCGAACTAAATCCCGATTGGCTCAAGGATGCCAAAGCCGTCGGCATCACGGCGGGCGCCTCGGCGCCCGAAGTTTTGGTCGACGACGTGATCGAGGCTTTGAGGCGTATCGGACCCGTCAAGGTGTCGGTACTTCCCGGCCGGGAGGAAAGTATCGAATTCCGGCTTCCGGCCGAACTGACTGCGGGCTGA
- the hpnH gene encoding adenosyl-hopene transferase HpnH yields the protein MAIPFFKEMRIGGYLIKQKLLGRKRYPLVLMLEPLFRCNLACVGCGKIDYPDAILNRRMSAQECWDAADECGAPMVAIPGGEPLIHKEIGEIVRGLVERKKFVSLCTNALLLEKKLDLFEPSPYLFFSVHLDGLKDHHDKAVSQKGVFDRAISAIKAAKARGFTVNVNATIFDGHPAEEIAKFLDLTTELGVGVSMSPGYAYERAPDQEHFLNRTKTKKLFRDVFALGKGKKWNFMHSGLFLDFLAGNQSYECTPWGMPARNIFGWQKPCYLLGEGYTKTFKELMETTEWDTYGTGKYEKCADCMAHCGYEPTAANAALVNPLKAMWVALRGVRTTGPMAPEIDLSKQRPAQYIFSQQVQKKLSEIRRDEAAAAAAKQQAKENASTAA from the coding sequence ATGGCAATACCGTTCTTCAAGGAAATGCGTATCGGCGGCTATCTCATCAAGCAAAAGCTGCTTGGCCGGAAGCGCTATCCGCTGGTGCTGATGCTGGAGCCGTTGTTCCGCTGCAACCTCGCCTGCGTCGGCTGCGGCAAGATCGACTATCCCGATGCGATCCTCAACCGCCGCATGTCGGCGCAGGAGTGCTGGGATGCGGCCGACGAATGCGGCGCGCCGATGGTGGCGATCCCCGGCGGGGAACCACTGATCCACAAGGAGATCGGCGAGATCGTGCGCGGTCTTGTGGAACGCAAGAAGTTCGTCTCGCTGTGCACCAACGCGCTGCTCCTTGAGAAGAAGCTCGACCTGTTCGAGCCCTCGCCCTACCTGTTCTTCTCGGTGCATCTCGACGGGTTGAAGGACCACCACGACAAGGCGGTGTCGCAGAAGGGCGTGTTCGACCGCGCCATTTCCGCGATCAAGGCCGCGAAAGCGCGCGGCTTCACCGTCAACGTCAACGCCACGATCTTCGACGGCCATCCGGCGGAAGAGATCGCCAAGTTCCTCGACCTGACGACCGAACTGGGCGTCGGAGTCTCGATGTCGCCGGGCTACGCCTATGAGCGCGCCCCGGACCAGGAGCACTTCCTGAACCGCACCAAGACCAAGAAGCTGTTCCGCGACGTGTTCGCGCTCGGCAAGGGCAAGAAGTGGAACTTCATGCATTCCGGCCTGTTCCTCGACTTCCTGGCCGGCAACCAGTCCTATGAATGCACGCCCTGGGGCATGCCGGCCCGCAACATCTTCGGCTGGCAAAAACCCTGCTATCTGCTCGGGGAAGGCTACACCAAGACCTTCAAGGAGCTGATGGAGACCACGGAATGGGACACCTACGGCACGGGCAAGTACGAGAAGTGCGCCGACTGCATGGCGCATTGCGGCTATGAACCGACCGCTGCCAACGCCGCGCTGGTCAATCCGCTGAAGGCGATGTGGGTCGCGCTGCGCGGCGTCCGTACCACGGGTCCGATGGCGCCCGAGATCGATCTCTCCAAGCAGCGCCCGGCGCAGTACATCTTCTCCCAACAGGTGCAGAAGAAGCTTTCGGAGATCCGCCGCGACGAGGCCGCGGCTGCTGCCGCCAAGCAGCAAGCGAAAGAGAATGCCTCCACTGCCGCCTGA